The Cellulosilyticum sp. I15G10I2 genome has a segment encoding these proteins:
- a CDS encoding AraC family transcriptional regulator — MEHSYPQHSILEKIEIFHHFTKLPIGLYSNNLLTHHFPEKSTCIADLIHDNSKSSEPILSRNQFLTCQYISNDYYECFIGFELTQSDVIIIGPFLEEAMYDAKLSSLIKKHALSIKLKHKLQDHFLKLNIVDTTSCFYINKLMLSLFTPSSGAVFNAPNLSDASMPENYFVTTYKNRLNMFQHPPYFLEQVIIKLIKSGTKANASQILSEINSLSRAKLADNPLRSLKNSLICSCTIFTRAAIKGGVTDDDAFNLSDAFIYEIENTNSMSELDKLEYRMVETFIEKVNHVSTSKFSLVIRNTMTYIMNHLSDKLTLHAIADNVYVHPNYLSALFKKEVGITLFQYIIKRRIEESTYFLKYSSESIADIAAFYQFCNQSYYIKMFNKYMDTSPHAYRQLNT, encoded by the coding sequence ATGGAACATAGTTATCCTCAGCATAGCATTTTAGAAAAAATAGAAATTTTTCATCATTTTACAAAACTTCCTATTGGACTCTATAGTAATAATTTACTAACACACCATTTTCCCGAAAAATCTACCTGTATAGCCGATTTAATCCATGATAATTCAAAATCTTCTGAGCCTATATTGAGTAGAAACCAATTTTTGACTTGTCAGTATATATCCAACGATTACTATGAATGTTTTATAGGATTTGAGCTGACCCAGTCAGATGTTATTATAATAGGTCCTTTTTTAGAGGAAGCTATGTATGATGCAAAGCTCTCTAGTCTTATTAAAAAACACGCTCTTTCTATTAAATTAAAGCATAAACTTCAAGATCATTTTTTAAAACTTAATATCGTAGATACTACAAGCTGCTTCTATATTAATAAGCTGATGCTTAGTCTTTTCACCCCATCTTCCGGGGCCGTATTTAATGCCCCTAACTTATCTGATGCTTCTATGCCGGAAAACTATTTTGTGACGACTTATAAGAATAGATTAAATATGTTTCAGCATCCACCTTACTTTTTAGAACAAGTCATTATCAAACTCATAAAAAGCGGAACCAAGGCCAATGCTTCTCAGATTCTTTCAGAAATCAATTCTCTGAGTCGTGCCAAGCTTGCTGATAATCCTCTGCGTTCTCTTAAGAACTCACTTATATGCTCCTGCACAATTTTTACAAGAGCTGCTATAAAAGGCGGGGTTACAGATGATGATGCCTTTAATCTAAGTGATGCTTTTATCTATGAAATAGAAAATACAAACTCTATGTCAGAGCTTGATAAACTCGAATATAGAATGGTTGAAACTTTTATAGAAAAGGTTAATCATGTAAGTACTTCTAAGTTTTCTCTTGTTATCCGTAATACAATGACCTACATTATGAATCATCTGTCAGATAAATTAACACTTCACGCTATTGCAGACAACGTTTATGTCCATCCTAATTATCTGAGTGCCCTGTTTAAAAAAGAGGTGGGTATAACACTTTTTCAATACATTATTAAAAGGCGTATCGAGGAGTCTACTTATTTCTTAAAATACAGCAGTGAATCTATTGCTGATATAGCAGCATTCTATCAATTTTGCAACCAGAGCTACTATATTAAAATGTTTAACAAATACATGGATACCTCGCCTCACGCCTATAGGCAATTAAATACATAA
- a CDS encoding extracellular solute-binding protein produces MRKWLAILAAMTMTVSGVGCAGANTTQPAAEAKAEVKTEAAPSKEESKPAEKQKIKFAVQADSTPALEALISTFNGAQDQYSVEVVEFTNDSGQMHDQLITSLSSGSSEYDVMSLDVVWAGEFAGAGYIEALDMLMDEAGLKIEDFNAGSMASGSYQGKQYTMPYFPDLGFLYYRSDIVSAEDAAKLDSGAYTYDDLYEMAAKYKGQNGTEVGYVFQSKQYEGLTCNVAEFTGGYTNVKAGLEAMKKIVSSDVVPKDILNYDEGATHTSFTEGKSVFARNWPYQYGIIKGDESKVKPDQVGIAPLPNGDVVGGWLLSMNKKSANKEGAWEFIKFVAGEEGQKINSTKGGYLPGVNELLNNEEIKAANELLKFPGFQKALQSTVARPVSAEYAKASDAVQVNVHKFLSGSQDLDTTVAAVEAALK; encoded by the coding sequence ATGAGAAAATGGTTAGCAATTTTAGCTGCAATGACAATGACAGTTTCAGGGGTAGGATGTGCTGGTGCTAATACGACACAACCGGCAGCAGAAGCTAAAGCAGAAGTAAAAACAGAAGCTGCGCCTTCAAAAGAAGAAAGTAAGCCAGCAGAAAAACAAAAAATTAAATTTGCAGTGCAAGCAGATAGTACACCTGCACTTGAAGCTCTTATCAGTACATTTAATGGGGCTCAAGATCAATATAGTGTAGAAGTGGTTGAGTTTACCAATGACTCGGGACAAATGCATGATCAGTTAATAACTTCTTTATCATCAGGCTCATCTGAATATGATGTTATGTCACTGGATGTTGTATGGGCAGGTGAATTTGCAGGTGCCGGTTATATAGAAGCATTAGATATGTTAATGGATGAAGCTGGACTTAAGATTGAAGATTTTAATGCAGGATCTATGGCATCCGGCAGTTATCAAGGGAAACAATATACAATGCCTTACTTCCCTGACCTTGGATTCTTATATTACCGTTCAGATATAGTAAGTGCAGAAGATGCTGCTAAATTAGATAGTGGCGCTTATACATACGATGACCTTTATGAGATGGCTGCAAAATACAAAGGTCAAAATGGAACAGAAGTAGGTTATGTGTTCCAATCCAAACAATATGAAGGTTTAACTTGCAATGTTGCAGAATTTACGGGTGGCTATACAAATGTAAAAGCTGGACTCGAAGCCATGAAAAAAATTGTAAGCTCAGATGTAGTACCAAAAGATATTCTAAACTATGATGAAGGGGCTACACATACAAGCTTTACAGAAGGAAAATCAGTATTTGCAAGAAACTGGCCTTACCAATACGGTATTATAAAAGGCGATGAATCAAAAGTTAAACCAGATCAAGTAGGTATTGCACCACTTCCAAATGGTGATGTTGTTGGTGGATGGTTATTGTCAATGAATAAGAAATCCGCAAATAAAGAAGGCGCATGGGAATTTATCAAATTTGTTGCAGGAGAAGAAGGGCAAAAAATCAACTCTACAAAAGGCGGTTATCTTCCAGGTGTTAATGAACTGCTTAATAATGAAGAAATCAAAGCAGCGAATGAACTCCTTAAATTCCCAGGTTTCCAAAAAGCACTCCAATCAACTGTTGCAAGACCTGTTAGCGCTGAATATGCAAAAGCATCTGATGCCGTACAAGTGAATGTTCATAAATTCCTATCAGGAAGCCAAGACTTAGACACTACAGTAGCAGCTGTTGAAGCAGCATTGAAATAG